A genomic segment from Barrientosiimonas humi encodes:
- a CDS encoding response regulator transcription factor — translation MTHILIAEDEQRIVTFLEKGLRAAGYLTTAVDSGRTALLLARSGSFDLVLLDLGLPELDGGEVLQRLRDEGSRVPVIVLTARDTVQDTVASLEGGADDYMAKPFQFAELLARIRLRLQPVESEPGNRLVVEAAGMSLDLRSRRVLVDGVATDLTAREFALLEVFLRHPDQVLSREQLLGQVWEAHVDPASNVVDVFVRALRRKIGPERIETVRGAGYRLRAQP, via the coding sequence ATGACCCACATCCTGATCGCCGAGGACGAGCAGCGCATCGTCACCTTCCTGGAGAAGGGGCTGCGCGCCGCCGGATACCTGACCACCGCCGTCGACAGCGGACGTACGGCCCTGCTGCTGGCCCGCTCCGGCTCGTTCGACCTGGTGCTGCTCGACCTCGGGCTGCCCGAGCTCGACGGCGGCGAGGTGCTGCAGCGGCTGCGCGACGAGGGCAGCCGGGTGCCGGTGATCGTGCTGACCGCCCGCGACACCGTGCAGGACACCGTCGCGAGCCTCGAGGGCGGCGCCGACGACTACATGGCCAAGCCGTTCCAGTTCGCCGAGCTGCTCGCGCGGATCCGGCTGCGGCTGCAGCCGGTCGAGTCCGAGCCGGGCAACCGCCTCGTGGTCGAGGCCGCCGGCATGAGCCTGGACCTGCGCTCGCGGCGGGTGCTGGTCGACGGGGTCGCGACCGACCTCACCGCGCGCGAGTTCGCGCTGCTCGAGGTCTTCCTGCGCCACCCCGACCAGGTGCTCTCGCGCGAGCAGCTGCTCGGCCAGGTCTGGGAGGCCCACGTCGACCCCGCCTCCAACGTCGTCGACGTGTTCGTGCGGGCGCTGCGGCGCAAGATCGGGCCGGAGCGCATCGAGACCGTGCGCGGCGCTGGCTATCGGCTGCGGGCGCAGCCGTGA
- a CDS encoding sensor histidine kinase, translating to MTTTAATMTEPAQAARQGSRVTARWRIVAWLMLALVIAMTALIVTVRSAMIAEVGRNLNADVVQENQEFRTFAGEGRNPETARPFTDVSSMFEVMLRRQRAAEGEMLVGYVPARQQALTVEGVRTPSLAEAGLEPGSREFGQLLTGPRSGIVETRGGDARFVRDEVTLGGERGVFLVLAFERHHLQEVDSTVRLMVGVAAGALLLAAAIAWLAAGQILRPVRSVRRAAAEITERDLTRRIPVQGNDDIAELAVTFNGMLDRLEAAFAAEQRFVDDAAHELRTPITIIRGHLETMSDDPAERAATTTLVLNELSRMSRIVSDLLALAKAERPDFIHLAEPVDLAELTLDIDAKMQALGPRRWTLAEVADGPAVVDAQRVTQAVLQLAQNAVEHTGDGDLIELASRFVRDPELGDAVAITVRDDGPGVAAEDAELIFDRFARGAGQSASGARSRAGAGLGLAIVRAIAEGHRGSVTLESRPGAGSTFGLLLPVGEVPATRDADELELFEEIDDDREPAEAHR from the coding sequence ATGACGACGACGGCGGCGACGATGACTGAGCCGGCGCAGGCGGCCCGGCAGGGCAGCCGGGTCACCGCCCGGTGGCGCATCGTCGCGTGGCTCATGCTGGCGCTGGTCATCGCCATGACCGCGCTGATCGTCACCGTGCGCAGCGCGATGATCGCCGAGGTCGGCCGCAACCTCAACGCCGACGTCGTGCAGGAGAACCAGGAGTTCCGCACGTTCGCCGGCGAGGGCCGAAACCCCGAGACGGCAAGGCCGTTCACCGACGTGTCGTCGATGTTCGAGGTGATGCTGCGCCGGCAGCGCGCTGCCGAGGGCGAGATGCTCGTGGGATATGTCCCGGCGCGCCAGCAGGCGTTGACCGTGGAGGGCGTACGCACGCCGAGCCTGGCCGAGGCCGGTCTCGAGCCCGGCTCGCGCGAGTTCGGCCAGCTGCTCACCGGCCCGCGCAGCGGGATCGTCGAGACCCGCGGGGGCGACGCGCGGTTCGTGCGCGACGAGGTCACGCTCGGTGGGGAGCGCGGCGTCTTCCTGGTGCTGGCCTTCGAGCGGCACCACCTGCAGGAGGTCGACAGCACGGTGCGCCTGATGGTCGGCGTGGCCGCGGGGGCGCTGCTGCTGGCGGCCGCGATCGCCTGGCTCGCCGCGGGGCAGATCCTGCGCCCGGTGCGGTCGGTGCGCCGGGCCGCCGCCGAGATCACCGAGCGCGACCTCACCCGCCGCATCCCCGTGCAGGGCAACGACGACATCGCCGAGCTGGCCGTGACGTTCAACGGGATGCTGGACCGGCTCGAGGCGGCGTTCGCCGCCGAGCAGCGGTTCGTCGACGACGCCGCGCACGAGCTGCGCACGCCCATCACGATCATCCGCGGGCACCTGGAGACGATGAGCGACGACCCGGCCGAGCGCGCGGCCACGACCACCCTCGTGCTCAACGAGCTGAGCCGGATGAGCCGGATCGTGAGCGACCTGCTCGCGCTCGCCAAGGCCGAGCGGCCCGACTTCATCCACCTCGCCGAGCCGGTCGACTTGGCCGAGCTCACCCTCGACATCGACGCGAAGATGCAGGCCCTCGGGCCGCGCCGGTGGACTCTCGCCGAGGTCGCCGACGGCCCCGCGGTCGTCGACGCGCAGCGGGTCACCCAGGCCGTGCTGCAGCTCGCCCAGAACGCGGTCGAGCACACCGGCGACGGCGACCTGATCGAGCTGGCCTCGCGCTTCGTGCGCGACCCCGAGCTCGGCGACGCGGTCGCCATCACGGTGCGCGACGACGGGCCGGGGGTGGCCGCCGAGGACGCCGAGCTGATCTTCGACCGGTTCGCCCGCGGCGCGGGCCAGTCCGCCTCCGGTGCGCGCTCGCGCGCCGGCGCCGGGCTCGGCCTCGCGATCGTGCGCGCCATCGCCGAGGGGCACCGCGGCTCGGTGACCCTGGAGAGCCGCCCCGGCGCCGGGTCGACGTTCGGGCTGCTGCTGCCGGTCGGCGAGGTGCCCGCGACGCGCGACGCGGACGAGCTGGAGCTGTTCGAGGAGATCGACGACGACCGCGAGCCCGCGGAGGCGCACCGATGA
- a CDS encoding LCP family protein translates to MQPPNRRDRTLRAAIAAAVCGGLLLAGCTSDAGSADDATGSGSSSSAGGDRGGSDGAGATSSSAAPAATTPPTYAGQAGAFDAGVAKRLGRSTVPDAEVAGPTGTTGTWKGTRIGVVASGDDATLVVRDGSAWRIVGGWWPSKDLPGPYLGGRQHVLVLGSDARQGQSIERSRADTIQLVGLDGRGGGGILGIPRDSYLPLSTGGSGKVNGAMPRGGPAAMRQTLADATDLPIKGWMLTDFVGFQRAVQALGGIPITLPRPVGDLEAGEQTLDGKQALFLARERKSLPRGDFDRSSNQGLLLMAGLTQLRTKGVTELPKILSTIDPHVKTSLTPEQVLTFVGSAYAVNPSRVGREVASGSPATIGGASVVRLSPEAKQTFERFADGNL, encoded by the coding sequence GTGCAGCCACCGAACCGCCGTGACCGAACCCTCCGCGCCGCGATCGCCGCAGCCGTGTGCGGTGGGTTGCTGCTGGCGGGGTGCACGTCCGACGCCGGATCCGCAGACGACGCAACCGGATCCGGCAGCTCCAGCAGCGCCGGCGGCGACCGGGGCGGCAGCGACGGCGCGGGCGCCACGAGCAGCTCCGCCGCGCCGGCGGCCACGACCCCACCGACGTACGCCGGTCAGGCCGGCGCCTTCGACGCCGGGGTCGCGAAGCGGCTGGGCCGGTCCACCGTGCCCGACGCCGAGGTCGCCGGACCGACCGGGACGACCGGCACCTGGAAGGGCACCCGGATCGGTGTCGTGGCCAGCGGCGACGACGCGACCCTGGTCGTGCGCGACGGCAGCGCGTGGCGGATCGTCGGCGGCTGGTGGCCCTCGAAGGACCTGCCGGGGCCATACCTCGGTGGCAGGCAGCACGTGCTGGTGCTCGGGTCGGACGCGCGCCAGGGCCAGTCGATCGAGCGCAGCCGCGCCGACACCATCCAGCTGGTCGGGCTCGACGGCCGCGGGGGCGGCGGCATCCTCGGGATCCCGCGCGACTCGTACCTGCCGCTGTCGACGGGCGGGTCGGGCAAGGTCAACGGCGCGATGCCCAGGGGCGGCCCGGCCGCGATGCGCCAGACGCTCGCCGACGCGACCGACCTGCCGATCAAGGGCTGGATGCTGACCGACTTCGTCGGCTTCCAGCGTGCGGTGCAGGCGCTCGGCGGCATCCCGATCACGCTGCCGCGGCCGGTCGGCGACCTCGAGGCCGGGGAGCAGACGCTCGACGGCAAGCAGGCGCTGTTCCTCGCGCGCGAGCGAAAGTCGTTGCCGCGCGGCGACTTCGACCGTTCGAGCAACCAGGGGCTGCTGCTCATGGCGGGCCTCACCCAGCTGCGCACCAAGGGGGTCACCGAGCTGCCGAAGATCCTCAGCACGATCGACCCGCACGTGAAGACCAGCCTCACCCCCGAGCAGGTGCTGACGTTCGTGGGCTCGGCCTACGCCGTCAACCCCAGCCGGGTCGGGCGCGAGGTGGCGTCGGGCTCGCCGGCCACCATCGGTGGCGCGTCGGTGGTGCGGCTGTCGCCGGAGGCGAAGCAGACGTTCGAGAGGTTCGCCGATGGCAACCTCTGA
- a CDS encoding amino-acid N-acetyltransferase yields the protein MATSDGPVAGPASPAVRRARAGDIRPIRELVAPYVAERAIVPKPAVAYYESVQEFRVVEIDGRLVGCGAVHVMWDDVAEIRTVAVDPTVKGRGVGTLLLRTLVDDARELGVSRLFCLTFEVGFFAAHGFREIEGQVVAPDVYAELLQSYDEGVAEFLDLDRIKPNTLGNTRMLLQL from the coding sequence ATGGCAACCTCTGACGGGCCGGTCGCCGGCCCGGCCTCGCCGGCGGTCCGGCGCGCCCGGGCCGGCGACATCCGCCCCATCCGCGAGCTGGTCGCGCCCTACGTCGCCGAGCGGGCGATCGTGCCGAAGCCGGCCGTGGCCTACTACGAGTCGGTGCAGGAGTTCCGGGTCGTCGAGATCGACGGGCGGCTCGTCGGGTGCGGCGCGGTGCACGTCATGTGGGACGACGTCGCCGAGATCCGCACCGTCGCGGTCGACCCGACCGTCAAGGGCCGCGGCGTCGGCACGCTGCTGCTGCGCACCCTCGTCGACGACGCCCGCGAGCTCGGGGTGTCGCGGCTGTTCTGCCTGACCTTCGAGGTCGGATTCTTCGCCGCGCACGGCTTCCGCGAGATCGAGGGCCAGGTCGTCGCGCCGGACGTCTACGCCGAGCTGCTGCAGTCGTACGACGAGGGCGTGGCGGAGTTCCTCGACCTCGACCGGATCAAGCCCAACACCCTCGGCAACACCCGAATGCTGTTGCAGCTGTAG
- a CDS encoding SDR family NAD(P)-dependent oxidoreductase: MSSTEGATPPLRDKVVVITGAGSGIGRALALRAARDGARLALSDVDGEGLAETARQAELSGAAAVLTDKVDVADRAAMAGYATAVAEHYGVVDVVVNNAGVSLTGQFQKLTYDDFDWIMGINFWGVVHGSKEFLPHLKASSDGHLVNISSLFGLLSMPGQSAYNAAKYAVRGFSESLREELLIEGAPVTLTVVHPGGIKTAIARNARYAEGEDGARTARLFDKKLARTTPEKAAEVIFDGMLAGKARVLVGGDAHLLHTVAKVLGSRYQDLVAKRYDSLAQPKPVE; the protein is encoded by the coding sequence ATGAGCAGCACCGAAGGCGCCACCCCTCCCCTGCGCGACAAGGTCGTCGTCATCACCGGCGCCGGCTCCGGCATCGGCCGGGCGCTCGCCCTGCGCGCGGCCCGTGACGGCGCCCGGCTCGCGCTGAGCGACGTCGACGGCGAGGGGCTCGCCGAGACCGCCCGCCAGGCCGAGCTGTCCGGCGCCGCAGCGGTGCTCACCGACAAGGTCGACGTGGCCGACCGGGCCGCGATGGCCGGTTACGCCACCGCCGTGGCCGAGCACTACGGCGTCGTCGACGTGGTGGTCAACAACGCCGGCGTCTCCCTCACCGGCCAGTTCCAGAAGCTGACCTACGACGACTTCGACTGGATCATGGGCATCAACTTCTGGGGCGTCGTGCACGGCAGCAAGGAGTTCCTGCCGCACCTCAAGGCCTCCAGCGACGGTCACCTGGTCAACATCTCCAGCCTGTTCGGACTGCTCAGCATGCCCGGCCAATCCGCTTACAACGCAGCGAAGTACGCCGTCCGCGGCTTCTCCGAGTCGCTGCGCGAGGAGCTGCTCATCGAGGGCGCCCCCGTGACGCTCACGGTCGTGCACCCGGGAGGCATCAAGACCGCGATCGCCCGCAACGCGCGCTACGCCGAGGGCGAGGACGGTGCGCGCACCGCCCGGCTGTTCGACAAGAAGCTCGCCCGGACCACGCCGGAGAAGGCCGCCGAGGTGATCTTCGACGGCATGCTCGCGGGCAAGGCCCGGGTGCTCGTCGGCGGGGACGCCCACCTGCTGCACACGGTGGCCAAGGTCCTCGGCTCGCGCTACCAGGACCTCGTCGCCAAGCGGTACGACTCCCTCGCCCAGCCCAAGCCGGTCGAGTAG
- a CDS encoding TetR/AcrR family transcriptional regulator, with product MATSSAAARTRSARGRRGARASGDDREAAILATAEKLLETVAFADISIDDLASGAGISRPTFYFYFASKDDVLLALLDRLVQRSETAIAGLTPSADAVREGWRDALGVYLDTFAAQRGVALACADARFRNERVRQVWDRATALWVDNTAAGIESERARGAAPAGRPARELAIALNAMNERVIYGVLAGTEPALSREQALDVLVDIWLAAIYLSPPQL from the coding sequence ATGGCCACCTCGTCCGCCGCTGCCCGCACCCGGTCCGCCCGGGGGCGTCGCGGCGCCCGCGCGAGCGGCGACGACCGTGAGGCCGCGATCCTCGCGACGGCCGAGAAACTTTTGGAGACAGTCGCTTTCGCCGACATCTCGATCGACGACCTGGCCAGCGGCGCGGGCATCTCGCGGCCGACGTTCTACTTCTACTTCGCCTCCAAGGACGACGTGCTGCTGGCGCTGCTGGACCGGCTGGTGCAGCGCAGCGAGACCGCGATCGCCGGCCTCACGCCGTCGGCCGACGCGGTGCGCGAGGGCTGGCGCGATGCGCTCGGGGTCTACCTCGACACCTTCGCGGCGCAGCGCGGCGTGGCCCTGGCCTGCGCCGACGCGCGGTTCCGCAACGAGCGGGTGCGCCAGGTGTGGGACCGCGCCACCGCCCTGTGGGTCGACAACACCGCGGCCGGCATCGAGTCCGAGCGGGCGCGGGGCGCGGCACCCGCCGGTCGCCCGGCCCGCGAGCTCGCGATCGCCCTCAACGCGATGAACGAGCGGGTGATCTACGGCGTGCTGGCCGGCACCGAGCCGGCCCTGTCGCGCGAGCAGGCGCTCGACGTCCTGGTCGACATCTGGCTCGCCGCGATCTATCTCTCGCCGCCGCAGCTGTAA
- a CDS encoding flavin-containing monooxygenase, protein MTSNEHLDVVVVGAGLSGIGAAATLRSKHPELSLAILERRTDLGGTWDLFRYPGVRSDSDMYTLGYRFRPWTDTRSLADGGSIKSYIADTAREYAIDRLIRFEQRVVEADWSNEDQRWTLRLETADGEQTITCGFLYMCTGYYDYDAGYTPELAGIEDFQGQVVHPQHWPEGLDVTGKKVVVVGSGATAVTLVPELAKDAGLVTMLQRSPTYVAAVPRIDPIGKALEGAPSWLSYPVLRWKNVAMGVGIYQFSRRRPQRMRELLGKGVARFFTDSDFDHRTHFSPTYDPWDQRLCAVPSGDLFKAIRSGRADVVTDRISRFDETGIVLESGDHLDADVVVTATGLNLQLLGGAVLKVDGRELDLAKHYVYKGMALNDVPNFVLTIGYTNASWTLKADLVADYVARLLGHLRRNGYAAFVPELPAGADELPSDPLIDLQSGYVRRSAHLMPRQGADWPWKLRQNYPVDLVKLRHGPLTDGVRFVPAKSPSSTEREQVPA, encoded by the coding sequence ATGACCAGCAACGAGCACCTCGACGTCGTCGTCGTGGGCGCCGGCCTCTCGGGCATCGGGGCTGCGGCCACGCTGCGCAGCAAGCACCCCGAGCTGTCCCTGGCGATCCTCGAGCGCCGCACGGACCTCGGCGGCACCTGGGACCTGTTCCGCTACCCCGGTGTGCGCTCCGACTCGGACATGTACACGCTGGGCTACCGCTTCCGCCCGTGGACCGACACCCGCTCGCTCGCCGACGGCGGCTCGATCAAGAGCTACATCGCCGACACCGCGCGGGAGTACGCCATCGACCGGCTCATCCGCTTCGAGCAGCGGGTCGTCGAGGCCGACTGGTCGAACGAGGACCAGCGCTGGACCCTGCGCCTCGAGACGGCCGACGGAGAGCAGACCATCACCTGCGGCTTCCTCTACATGTGCACCGGCTACTACGACTACGACGCGGGCTACACGCCCGAGCTCGCCGGCATCGAGGACTTCCAGGGCCAGGTCGTGCACCCGCAGCACTGGCCCGAGGGGCTCGACGTCACCGGCAAGAAGGTCGTGGTCGTCGGCAGCGGCGCCACCGCCGTCACCCTCGTGCCCGAGCTGGCCAAGGACGCCGGGCTGGTGACGATGCTGCAGCGCTCACCGACGTACGTCGCGGCCGTGCCCCGCATCGACCCGATCGGCAAGGCGCTCGAGGGCGCCCCGTCGTGGCTGAGCTATCCGGTGCTGCGCTGGAAGAACGTCGCGATGGGCGTCGGCATCTACCAGTTCAGCCGGCGCCGCCCGCAGCGCATGCGCGAGCTGCTGGGCAAGGGCGTCGCCCGGTTCTTCACCGACAGCGACTTCGACCACCGCACCCACTTCTCACCGACGTACGACCCGTGGGACCAGCGGCTGTGCGCCGTCCCGAGCGGCGACCTGTTCAAGGCCATCCGGTCCGGGCGGGCCGACGTGGTCACCGACCGCATCTCGCGCTTCGACGAGACGGGCATCGTGCTGGAGTCGGGCGACCACCTCGACGCCGACGTCGTCGTCACCGCCACCGGGCTGAACCTGCAGCTGCTCGGCGGTGCGGTGCTCAAGGTCGACGGTCGCGAGCTCGACCTCGCGAAGCACTACGTCTACAAGGGCATGGCGCTGAACGACGTGCCCAACTTCGTGCTCACCATCGGTTACACCAACGCGTCGTGGACGCTGAAGGCCGACCTGGTGGCCGACTACGTCGCCCGGCTGCTCGGGCACCTGCGCCGCAACGGTTACGCCGCGTTCGTGCCCGAGCTGCCCGCCGGCGCCGACGAGCTGCCGTCCGACCCGCTGATCGACCTGCAGTCGGGGTACGTCCGGCGCAGCGCCCACCTGATGCCGCGGCAGGGCGCCGACTGGCCCTGGAAGCTGCGGCAGAACTACCCGGTCGACCTGGTCAAGCTGCGCCACGGCCCGCTGACCGACGGCGTCCGGTTCGTCCCTGCGAAGTCCCCGAGTTCGACCGAGCGAGAGCAGGTTCCAGCATGA
- a CDS encoding ATP-dependent Clp protease ATP-binding subunit yields MFERFTDRARRVVVLAQEEARMLNHNYIGTEHILLGLIHEGEGVAAKALESLGISLESVREQVQEIIGQGQQTQPGQHIPFTPRAKKVLELSLREGLQLGHSYIGTEHILLGLIREGEGVAAQVLVKLGADLSSVRQQVIQLLAGYQGKEPAGAGVGGQSTQQEGTPAGSLVLDQFGRNLTQAAREGKLDPVIMREKEIERVMQVLSRRTKNNPVLIGEPGVGKTAVVEGLAADIVRGDVPETLKDKQLYTLDLGSLVAGSRYRGDFEERLKKVLKEIRTRGDIILFIDEIHTLVGAGAAEGAIDAASILKPMLARGELQTIGATTLDEYRKHIEKDAALERRFQPIQVAEPTIPHAIEILKGLRDRYEAHHRVTITDAALVGAVNMSDRYINDRHLPDKAIDLIDEAGARLRIRRMTAPPDLREFDEKIAHVRREKESAIDGQDFEKAASLRDDEKKLIDEKASREKEWKAGDIDVVAEVDEELVAEVLAASTGIPVFKLTEEESSRLLRMEEELHKRIVGNDDAIKALSQAIRRTRAGLKDPRRPGGSFIFAGPTGVGKTELAKALAEFMFGDEDSLITLDMSEFAEKHTVSRLFGSPPGYVGYDEGGQLTEKVRRKPFSVVLFDEVEKAHADIFNSLLQILEDGRLTDSQGRVVDFKNTIIIMTTNLGTRDIAKGVSLGFTGGADTGTDYDRMKAKVNDELKQHFRPEFLNRVDDTIVFPQLTPQEIVQIVDLMIARLDERLKDKDMAIELTQASKDLLAKRGYDPALGARPLRRTIQREIEDALSEKILYGEIGAGEIVLVDVEGEGKEAKFSFKGEPRAEAPDSLAAEAESAGAGGDGSTD; encoded by the coding sequence ATGTTCGAACGGTTCACAGACCGCGCCCGGCGAGTGGTGGTGCTCGCCCAGGAAGAGGCGCGCATGCTCAACCACAACTACATCGGCACCGAGCACATCCTGCTCGGGCTGATCCACGAGGGTGAGGGCGTGGCCGCGAAGGCGCTCGAGAGCCTCGGCATCTCGCTGGAGTCCGTGCGCGAGCAGGTCCAGGAGATCATCGGCCAGGGTCAGCAGACCCAGCCCGGGCAGCACATCCCGTTCACGCCGCGCGCCAAGAAGGTGCTCGAGCTGTCGCTGCGCGAGGGCCTGCAGCTGGGCCACAGCTACATCGGCACCGAGCACATCCTGCTCGGCCTGATCCGCGAGGGTGAGGGCGTGGCCGCCCAGGTGCTGGTCAAGCTGGGCGCCGACCTGTCCAGCGTGCGGCAGCAGGTCATCCAGCTGCTCGCCGGATACCAGGGCAAGGAGCCGGCCGGTGCCGGCGTCGGCGGCCAGAGCACCCAGCAGGAGGGCACCCCGGCGGGGTCGCTCGTGCTCGACCAGTTCGGCCGCAACCTGACCCAGGCCGCCCGCGAGGGCAAGCTCGACCCGGTCATCATGCGCGAGAAGGAGATCGAGCGCGTGATGCAGGTGCTGAGCCGGCGCACCAAGAACAACCCGGTACTCATCGGTGAGCCCGGCGTCGGCAAGACCGCCGTCGTCGAGGGCCTCGCGGCCGACATCGTGCGCGGCGACGTGCCCGAGACGCTCAAGGACAAGCAGCTGTACACCCTCGACCTCGGGTCGCTGGTGGCCGGCAGCCGTTACCGCGGTGACTTCGAGGAGCGCCTCAAGAAGGTGCTCAAGGAGATCCGCACCCGCGGCGACATCATCCTGTTCATCGACGAGATCCACACCCTGGTCGGCGCCGGTGCCGCCGAGGGCGCCATCGACGCCGCCTCGATCCTCAAGCCGATGCTGGCGCGGGGCGAGCTGCAGACGATCGGTGCGACGACCCTCGACGAGTACCGCAAGCACATCGAGAAGGACGCCGCCCTCGAGCGGCGCTTCCAGCCGATCCAGGTGGCCGAGCCGACGATCCCGCACGCCATCGAGATCCTCAAGGGGCTGCGCGACCGCTACGAGGCGCACCACCGGGTCACGATCACCGACGCGGCGCTGGTCGGCGCGGTCAACATGTCCGACCGCTACATCAACGACCGGCACCTGCCCGACAAGGCGATCGACCTCATCGACGAGGCGGGCGCGCGACTGCGCATCCGCCGGATGACGGCTCCGCCGGACCTGCGCGAGTTCGACGAGAAGATCGCGCACGTGCGGCGCGAGAAGGAGTCGGCGATCGACGGGCAGGACTTCGAGAAGGCCGCGTCGCTGCGCGACGACGAGAAGAAGCTGATCGACGAGAAGGCCTCCCGCGAGAAGGAGTGGAAGGCCGGCGACATCGACGTCGTGGCCGAGGTCGACGAGGAGCTCGTCGCCGAGGTCCTGGCCGCCTCCACCGGCATCCCCGTGTTCAAGCTGACCGAGGAGGAGTCCTCGCGGCTGCTGCGCATGGAGGAGGAGCTGCACAAGCGCATCGTCGGCAACGACGACGCGATCAAGGCGCTCAGCCAGGCCATCCGCCGCACCCGCGCCGGTCTGAAGGACCCGCGCCGCCCCGGTGGCTCGTTCATCTTCGCCGGCCCCACCGGTGTCGGAAAGACCGAGCTGGCCAAGGCGCTCGCGGAGTTCATGTTCGGTGACGAGGACAGCCTCATCACCCTCGACATGAGCGAGTTCGCCGAGAAGCACACCGTGTCGCGGCTGTTCGGCTCACCCCCCGGGTACGTCGGCTACGACGAGGGCGGTCAGCTCACCGAGAAGGTGCGCCGCAAGCCGTTCTCGGTGGTGCTGTTCGACGAGGTCGAGAAGGCGCACGCCGACATCTTCAACTCGCTGCTGCAGATCCTGGAGGACGGTCGCCTGACCGACAGCCAGGGCCGGGTGGTCGACTTCAAGAACACCATCATCATCATGACCACCAACCTGGGCACGCGCGACATCGCCAAGGGCGTCTCGCTCGGCTTCACCGGCGGTGCCGACACCGGCACCGACTACGACCGGATGAAGGCCAAGGTCAACGACGAGCTGAAGCAGCACTTCCGGCCGGAGTTCCTCAACCGGGTCGACGACACCATCGTCTTCCCGCAGCTCACGCCGCAGGAGATCGTCCAGATCGTCGACCTGATGATCGCTCGCCTCGACGAGCGGCTGAAGGACAAGGACATGGCGATCGAGCTGACGCAGGCGTCCAAGGACCTGCTCGCCAAGCGTGGTTACGACCCCGCCCTGGGTGCCCGGCCGCTGCGCCGCACCATCCAGCGCGAGATCGAGGACGCGCTGTCCGAGAAGATCCTCTACGGCGAGATCGGCGCGGGCGAGATCGTGCTGGTCGACGTCGAGGGCGAGGGCAAGGAGGCGAAGTTCTCCTTCAAGGGCGAGCCGCGCGCCGAGGCCCCCGACTCGCTGGCCGCCGAGGCCGAGTCGGCCGGCGCCGGTGGCGACGGCAGCACCGACTGA